A genome region from Nocardia sp. NBC_00565 includes the following:
- a CDS encoding type IV toxin-antitoxin system AbiEi family antitoxin domain-containing protein, giving the protein MLFRLRYGVYRLAGVPDSPAEPIRAEWLALQPARTAGDRIGDEVPFGVVSHRSAADLQGLGDLDADYLEFTVPTRRGTRSPDVRFHRAVLTAADWTLVDGLPVTTPVRTIADLADARTDGGHLASVVRDALLRGTSVDGIADALRPYAHRYGAPVDNGSALINHFIEQAGVPESSLALTAPSLGPLVAATTAANQALNQLLHGQHSAHLTTSMTSLPATEAVVAAIRQQLAPGGELTEAIRQALAPLADTPEWRNMLTRIRTQLQQSLDPQQFPTTASARDWAIKQVREGISEALVDAAVRIPEPDRDALAPGTMSDQPDTSPEAEQ; this is encoded by the coding sequence ATGTTGTTCCGGCTCCGCTACGGCGTCTACCGGCTGGCCGGAGTCCCCGACTCACCGGCCGAGCCGATCCGCGCGGAATGGCTCGCGCTCCAACCTGCCCGGACAGCAGGCGATCGTATCGGCGACGAGGTCCCCTTCGGCGTCGTCTCGCACCGCTCTGCGGCCGACCTGCAGGGCTTGGGTGATCTCGATGCCGACTACCTCGAGTTCACAGTCCCGACCCGCCGAGGCACCCGCAGCCCTGACGTTCGTTTCCACCGTGCCGTACTTACTGCGGCGGATTGGACGCTGGTCGACGGACTGCCCGTCACTACGCCGGTGCGCACGATCGCCGATCTCGCTGACGCCCGTACCGACGGCGGCCACCTCGCCTCGGTCGTGCGTGACGCCCTCCTGCGCGGCACCTCCGTCGATGGGATCGCCGACGCGCTACGCCCCTACGCCCATCGCTACGGCGCACCCGTCGACAACGGATCGGCCCTGATCAACCATTTCATCGAGCAGGCCGGGGTGCCTGAATCCTCCCTCGCGCTGACCGCCCCCTCGCTCGGCCCCCTCGTCGCGGCCACCACCGCAGCCAACCAAGCCCTGAACCAGCTGCTACACGGCCAGCACAGCGCCCACCTCACCACGTCCATGACATCCCTGCCTGCTACAGAAGCCGTCGTCGCTGCCATTCGCCAGCAGCTCGCGCCCGGCGGGGAGCTGACCGAGGCTATTCGTCAGGCCCTGGCCCCTCTCGCCGATACCCCGGAGTGGCGAAACATGTTGACGCGCATCCGCACCCAACTTCAGCAATCACTCGACCCGCAACAGTTCCCGACGACAGCCTCAGCACGGGACTGGGCGATCAAGCAAGTACGCGAGGGCATCAGCGAGGCTCTTGTCGACGCTGCAGTACGAATCCCCGAACCAGACCGCGACGCGCTGGCACCGGGCACAATGTCCGACCAGCCCGATACTTCCCCGGAGGCTGAACAGTGA
- a CDS encoding SPFH domain-containing protein produces the protein MAWFDREFIAVPEGRKNQMVYKWPDVNIRRFSRAIVNADEIALFVKSGQVVAAMGPGRHRIDADELPVLGALVDSLTGNNFYRAELYFVSTREFPGIKFGGRLADIADPVSEQIVTLRVFGEFALSVRDPAELVTTLAGTADLSVPATVESWCSDLLLKSMKVAVTQGISQGEWPVLGLSAQLQPIEAAVVRQTNLTLYEYGLRIPRMGNFDITLAPEDADRLKRLAKDVTYIRLAGDFQRYAAGELALGAGQGFARGGGGGDGFLGAALGLNAIQQQTPTNPWQQQQAVTSGQPVCTACRTTNPAGARFCTNCGDPLAARPRHCTECGTDLTSGAKFCGTCGTAAAS, from the coding sequence ATGGCATGGTTCGATCGGGAGTTCATCGCGGTCCCCGAGGGCCGCAAGAACCAGATGGTCTACAAGTGGCCGGATGTCAACATCCGCCGCTTCAGCCGCGCCATCGTCAACGCCGATGAGATCGCCCTGTTCGTCAAGTCCGGGCAGGTGGTCGCCGCGATGGGCCCGGGCCGGCACCGGATCGACGCCGACGAGCTGCCGGTCCTCGGCGCGCTCGTCGATTCACTCACCGGCAACAACTTCTATCGCGCCGAGCTGTATTTCGTCTCCACCAGGGAGTTTCCGGGGATCAAGTTCGGCGGGCGGCTGGCCGATATCGCGGATCCGGTCAGCGAACAGATCGTGACGCTGCGGGTCTTCGGCGAGTTCGCGCTGTCGGTGCGGGATCCGGCCGAACTGGTCACCACCCTGGCCGGCACCGCCGACCTGAGCGTGCCGGCGACGGTGGAGTCCTGGTGTTCGGACCTGTTGCTGAAGTCCATGAAAGTCGCAGTTACGCAGGGGATTTCACAGGGTGAATGGCCGGTGCTCGGTCTGTCGGCTCAGTTGCAGCCGATCGAGGCCGCGGTGGTGCGACAGACCAACCTGACGCTCTACGAGTACGGCCTGCGCATCCCCCGGATGGGCAACTTCGATATCACCCTGGCGCCCGAGGATGCCGATCGACTCAAGCGACTGGCCAAGGATGTCACCTACATTCGGCTCGCCGGTGACTTCCAGCGTTACGCCGCAGGCGAACTCGCGCTCGGCGCGGGCCAGGGTTTCGCGCGCGGTGGCGGCGGTGGTGACGGATTCCTCGGCGCGGCACTGGGTTTGAACGCCATCCAGCAACAAACGCCGACCAACCCATGGCAACAGCAGCAGGCGGTTACGAGTGGGCAGCCGGTATGCACCGCCTGCCGGACCACGAACCCAGCGGGCGCACGGTTCTGCACGAACTGCGGCGACCCGCTGGCGGCGCGACCGCGCCACTGCACCGAATGCGGCACAGACCTGACGTCCGGAGCGAAGTTCTGCGGCACCTGCGGCACCGCCGCCGCCAGCTGA
- a CDS encoding DUF1707 SHOCT-like domain-containing protein, whose amino-acid sequence MTEAQASRITVVERERALEQLSHHLGTGRLSLTEFDERSAVAAAATTKGELAELFADLPGTTAAAPPAPTSTALQRLSTIAALISIVAVVLAVATGNWLWLLAGTGTIVAFVVQRMR is encoded by the coding sequence ATGACCGAGGCGCAGGCTTCTCGAATTACCGTGGTCGAACGGGAACGTGCGCTGGAACAACTGTCGCACCATCTGGGCACCGGGCGGCTGAGCCTGACCGAGTTCGACGAACGCAGCGCCGTTGCGGCGGCGGCGACCACCAAAGGAGAATTGGCGGAATTGTTCGCCGATCTGCCCGGCACCACGGCGGCCGCACCACCGGCCCCAACCAGTACTGCACTGCAACGGCTCTCGACCATCGCCGCGCTGATCTCGATCGTCGCGGTCGTGCTCGCCGTCGCCACGGGCAACTGGCTGTGGCTGCTCGCCGGCACCGGGACCATCGTCGCGTTCGTGGTCCAGCGGATGCGCTGA
- a CDS encoding WXG100 family type VII secretion target, with the protein MSEFSVNLDDLDLIVARLSGLAGFINDHLDDIEDKVAALTGTGWESVAAQAYSEAHRQWMTGAREFAEGVREISDAARKAHTKYSTAADVNKQMLQGG; encoded by the coding sequence ATGAGCGAGTTCTCGGTGAATCTCGACGACCTCGATCTGATCGTGGCCCGTTTGTCCGGCCTTGCCGGTTTCATCAACGATCACCTCGACGATATCGAGGACAAGGTCGCCGCACTGACTGGAACTGGTTGGGAAAGCGTTGCCGCCCAGGCATATTCCGAAGCGCACCGGCAATGGATGACCGGAGCGCGTGAGTTCGCCGAGGGCGTCCGCGAGATCAGCGACGCTGCCCGCAAGGCGCATACGAAGTACAGCACGGCCGCCGACGTCAACAAGCAGATGCTCCAAGGCGGATAA
- a CDS encoding tail fiber domain-containing protein produces the protein MFGFRWARRRRTSAPRIRSGLWQESEHDSVVNGYNVLAEVMKLPISTWRYEWEPADVRHLGPMAQDWRAAFGLGDSDKQIYNVDANGVALVCIQALQRQIVELRAEIDRLRSETPGTP, from the coding sequence GTGTTCGGCTTCCGTTGGGCTCGGCGTCGCCGCACGTCGGCCCCGCGGATCCGATCCGGTCTGTGGCAAGAATCCGAGCACGACAGCGTGGTCAACGGCTATAACGTCCTCGCCGAGGTCATGAAGTTGCCGATCAGCACCTGGCGGTACGAGTGGGAGCCGGCGGATGTACGCCATCTCGGCCCGATGGCCCAGGACTGGCGGGCCGCCTTCGGCCTCGGCGACAGCGACAAGCAGATCTACAACGTCGATGCCAACGGAGTCGCGTTGGTGTGCATTCAGGCCCTGCAAAGGCAGATCGTCGAATTGCGCGCGGAAATCGACCGGCTCCGCAGTGAAACACCCGGCACCCCATAG
- a CDS encoding MerR family transcriptional regulator, with product MEYTIDELAREAGTTVRSLRVYAERGILPPPQVKGRTGFYGPDHLNRVQTISRLLDRGIKLNGIRELLEAWDRGDDLGDILGVAEPGAPQSAAPSSGDTIAATELEEHYREVPNGLARVVSAGLYEPVDAANYRIADPQLIRIFDQLLGAGIPVDDLLGELERLRADCDRIARRFIDLFHRTAWEPYRRSERTPTDLAVLADRVAATRVRPGEASAELVNRFIARYLEQDSELNEALPDA from the coding sequence GTGGAGTACACGATCGACGAGCTGGCGCGCGAGGCCGGTACGACCGTGCGCAGCCTCCGGGTTTACGCCGAGCGTGGAATTTTGCCGCCACCACAGGTGAAGGGCCGCACCGGCTTCTATGGACCGGACCACCTCAACCGGGTGCAGACGATCAGCCGCCTGCTGGACCGCGGGATCAAGCTCAACGGGATCCGCGAGCTACTCGAGGCGTGGGACCGCGGTGATGACCTCGGTGACATCCTCGGCGTCGCGGAACCGGGTGCGCCGCAGTCCGCCGCGCCGTCCTCCGGTGACACGATCGCGGCGACCGAGCTCGAGGAGCATTATCGTGAGGTGCCCAACGGCCTGGCTCGGGTGGTCTCGGCCGGTCTGTACGAACCCGTCGACGCCGCCAACTATCGCATCGCCGATCCGCAGCTGATCCGTATCTTCGACCAACTCCTAGGGGCCGGCATACCGGTCGACGACCTGCTCGGCGAATTGGAGCGGCTGCGCGCCGACTGCGACCGGATCGCCCGTCGATTCATCGATCTGTTCCATCGGACCGCGTGGGAGCCCTACCGGCGCTCCGAACGCACACCGACGGACCTGGCCGTGCTCGCCGATCGGGTGGCCGCGACCCGGGTCCGCCCAGGGGAGGCGAGCGCGGAGCTCGTCAATCGCTTCATCGCCCGATATCTCGAGCAGGACAGCGAACTCAACGAGGCACTTCCGGACGCCTGA
- a CDS encoding type VII secretion target, producing MSDGGTPASGPGLSVVPEKVREVGKYVYELAETLRTALDSAATDVEAVANGSWTGGLAAEFADGWSDVRDGGGQIITALAALAEKLGVTADTYQARDESNASNTSSLDLP from the coding sequence ATGAGCGATGGGGGGACGCCAGCCTCTGGACCGGGGCTCTCGGTCGTGCCCGAGAAGGTTCGTGAGGTCGGCAAGTACGTCTACGAATTGGCCGAGACATTGCGCACGGCACTGGATTCCGCAGCCACAGATGTGGAGGCTGTGGCCAACGGCAGTTGGACCGGTGGCTTGGCGGCGGAGTTCGCCGATGGCTGGAGCGATGTCCGCGACGGGGGCGGTCAGATCATCACCGCGCTCGCCGCGTTGGCGGAGAAGCTCGGTGTCACCGCCGATACCTACCAAGCCCGCGATGAGAGCAACGCGTCCAACACCTCGAGTTTGGATCTGCCATGA
- a CDS encoding pentapeptide repeat-containing protein, which produces MGFLNHPGRGRSPSSVRRWPEDPAAHRALSDYFERLPADPVAEQTTSSLLNGRGLDFTGSDLSGLDLLGAELSEATMNQVLLIGADLYTGWLAGARLRGADLSGADLRKVQGRGCDARHARLYQADMQRADFAHSDFRGADLRGALLQRATFSGSDLRDADLRECVFARTRLSGTRVGGCPVDAASGLVVGPVDVGVDSPELLDGPDLQVWFSSRGAPGVEVRQTA; this is translated from the coding sequence GTGGGTTTCCTGAATCACCCCGGTCGCGGTCGTTCTCCGAGTAGCGTTCGTCGTTGGCCTGAGGATCCGGCTGCGCACCGGGCGTTGTCGGACTATTTCGAGCGCCTCCCAGCCGACCCTGTTGCCGAGCAAACAACGTCGTCGCTTCTCAATGGTCGCGGCCTCGATTTCACAGGTTCGGATCTGTCTGGACTGGACCTTCTCGGGGCAGAACTGAGTGAGGCGACGATGAATCAAGTACTACTCATTGGCGCCGATCTGTACACCGGGTGGCTTGCCGGGGCTCGGCTCCGAGGAGCCGACCTCAGCGGTGCTGATCTTCGGAAGGTTCAGGGGCGAGGCTGCGACGCTCGGCATGCGAGGCTGTACCAGGCAGACATGCAGCGAGCGGACTTTGCTCACTCGGATTTCCGCGGCGCGGACCTGCGCGGCGCATTGCTGCAACGGGCGACGTTCTCTGGATCAGATCTACGTGACGCCGATCTTCGGGAGTGTGTCTTCGCGCGGACGCGACTTTCGGGCACGCGTGTAGGGGGTTGCCCTGTCGATGCTGCCAGCGGTTTAGTGGTCGGTCCGGTTGACGTCGGAGTCGATTCACCTGAGCTATTGGACGGACCGGACTTGCAGGTGTGGTTTTCTTCTCGGGGAGCACCGGGCGTCGAGGTCCGCCAGACTGCTTAA
- a CDS encoding SitI3 family protein: MAIEYGLYLETPISAPRIAEEFARSISEDFGVGVGDGSIDQQILDPGFKTMQGLWIRVIPGSPPEWHPVVSDLGITPTVRVAYRIDKFEDSERQTETMIGLTMALLDELVGDAALTRDLEQVWLLRKGGVLYLNERDDLWTPSRIGLVSSPYQRLTYTFSSE; this comes from the coding sequence ATGGCCATCGAATACGGCCTGTATCTCGAAACGCCGATATCGGCGCCACGTATCGCCGAAGAGTTTGCTCGATCGATATCGGAAGATTTTGGTGTTGGTGTTGGGGATGGATCTATAGATCAACAGATCCTGGATCCTGGTTTCAAGACAATGCAGGGGCTGTGGATTCGAGTCATACCCGGATCCCCGCCTGAGTGGCACCCGGTTGTTTCCGATCTCGGAATCACCCCCACGGTCCGAGTGGCGTACCGTATCGACAAGTTCGAAGATTCGGAGCGGCAGACCGAAACGATGATCGGCCTCACCATGGCACTGTTGGACGAACTAGTAGGGGACGCAGCGCTCACGCGAGATCTCGAGCAGGTGTGGCTGTTGCGCAAGGGTGGTGTGCTGTACCTGAATGAGCGTGATGACCTGTGGACGCCGAGTCGAATTGGCCTGGTTTCCTCCCCATACCAGCGGTTGACCTATACGTTTTCCAGCGAATAG
- a CDS encoding serine/threonine-protein kinase: MPEHPSASENPLPHPWANRRMRGTEVPRRTPHPWATRGMPKAEPSQRLPHPWSQPRTVEASPSQLFSLPGGTRRADQSTRATMSTADPDTGPLGLEELEEPDSGRSGRSRPSVRRLGAGLVPMPRVAPVDPRSAILANPEVPELKRFCWKCQEPVGRRSADGPGVVLGECGRCGSPYNFRPALDPGVLVADQYEVQGSLAHGGLGWIYLAVDRNVSDRWVVLKGLQNPLDFEAHVVALAERQFLSEVAHPGVVKIYNFVKHRSARDIADGYIVMEYVGGQSLKKVLDVRAPERIPVVEAIAYIMEILPALDYLHSFGLAYNDLKPDNIMVSEHEVKLIDLGAVAAMDSYGSIYGTPGYQAPEITETGPTVVSDVYTVGRTLAALALDLPRDRDGHFLGGIPEPDEDPLLARYPCLYKLLLRATDPEPERRFPSAYSMYCQLAGALRMVLAIDTGLEHPQPSVEFSSMRDDFGTDTLIGQTDGIVDGQSRMPVLEARDVVAALPTPLIDSEDPSAELLGSLLHGEPRHALDALRRAHERIRAGTISEPESFELEAPLTAVRAYLDLGETVPACQLLADLQPVYSADWRIEWYVGVAALLDGHYERAWQHFDTVHSMLPGEIGPELALAATAELVLQHLETPAESDRWHRAAAEHYRAVWRTNHGVVSAAFGLARRLAADGELLEAVAVLDQVPAASRHHGVAHTTGCLLLVSRPIADITEADICAAAGRLESLPDDARTMQLQVIVVGAALEWLRVGGRPRNPNRTILGFPVTSAGLRQGLETSLRALARTAPDRWHRYRLVDLANSVRPRTRW, encoded by the coding sequence ATGCCGGAACATCCCAGCGCCTCCGAGAATCCGCTCCCGCACCCGTGGGCGAATCGGCGGATGCGCGGCACCGAGGTGCCGCGCCGGACGCCGCACCCCTGGGCTACTCGCGGCATGCCGAAAGCCGAGCCGTCCCAACGCCTACCACATCCCTGGTCGCAGCCGCGGACCGTGGAAGCGTCACCGTCGCAACTGTTCTCGCTACCCGGCGGCACGCGGCGGGCCGACCAGTCGACGCGGGCGACCATGTCGACGGCTGACCCGGACACCGGTCCGCTGGGGCTGGAGGAACTGGAGGAACCCGACTCCGGTCGCAGCGGCCGGTCGCGACCGAGCGTGCGCCGGTTGGGCGCCGGACTGGTGCCGATGCCGCGGGTGGCGCCGGTCGATCCGCGCAGCGCCATCCTCGCGAATCCCGAGGTGCCCGAACTCAAACGGTTCTGTTGGAAATGTCAGGAGCCGGTCGGCCGCCGCAGCGCCGACGGGCCGGGTGTGGTGCTCGGTGAATGCGGCCGGTGCGGATCGCCGTACAATTTTCGGCCCGCACTGGATCCCGGCGTACTGGTCGCCGACCAGTACGAGGTGCAGGGCTCGCTGGCGCACGGCGGACTCGGCTGGATTTATCTCGCGGTCGATCGCAATGTCAGCGACCGCTGGGTCGTGTTGAAGGGTTTGCAGAACCCGCTCGACTTCGAGGCGCACGTGGTCGCGCTGGCCGAACGCCAATTCCTTTCCGAGGTGGCCCATCCCGGTGTGGTCAAAATTTACAATTTTGTCAAGCATCGGTCCGCGCGTGATATCGCCGACGGTTACATCGTCATGGAATACGTGGGCGGGCAATCGCTGAAGAAGGTGCTCGATGTGCGCGCTCCGGAGCGTATTCCGGTTGTCGAGGCCATCGCCTACATCATGGAAATCCTGCCCGCGCTGGACTATCTGCATTCGTTCGGATTGGCGTACAACGATCTGAAACCCGACAACATCATGGTCAGTGAGCACGAGGTCAAACTCATCGACCTCGGTGCGGTCGCGGCCATGGACTCCTACGGCAGTATCTACGGCACGCCCGGCTACCAGGCGCCCGAGATCACCGAGACCGGGCCGACGGTGGTTTCGGATGTCTATACCGTCGGCCGGACGCTGGCCGCGCTGGCACTTGATCTGCCGAGGGACCGCGACGGCCACTTCCTCGGCGGCATACCCGAGCCCGATGAGGATCCGCTGCTGGCCCGCTACCCGTGTCTGTACAAGCTGTTGCTGCGCGCGACCGATCCGGAGCCCGAGCGCCGATTCCCGTCCGCGTACTCGATGTACTGTCAGCTCGCCGGGGCGCTGCGCATGGTGCTCGCGATCGACACCGGTCTGGAGCATCCCCAGCCTTCGGTCGAATTCAGTTCCATGCGAGACGATTTCGGCACCGATACGCTCATCGGTCAGACCGATGGGATCGTCGACGGTCAGTCCAGGATGCCGGTACTCGAGGCGCGCGATGTCGTCGCCGCGCTGCCGACGCCGCTGATCGACAGCGAAGACCCCAGTGCCGAATTGCTCGGCTCCCTGCTGCACGGCGAGCCGCGGCACGCGCTCGACGCGTTGCGCCGGGCGCACGAACGCATCCGGGCGGGGACGATCAGCGAGCCCGAGTCCTTCGAACTGGAGGCGCCGCTGACCGCGGTACGCGCCTATCTCGATCTCGGCGAAACCGTCCCGGCCTGCCAGCTGCTCGCCGATCTACAACCGGTGTACAGCGCGGACTGGCGCATCGAGTGGTACGTGGGCGTCGCCGCGCTGCTCGACGGCCATTACGAACGGGCCTGGCAGCATTTCGACACCGTGCACTCGATGCTGCCCGGGGAGATCGGCCCGGAGCTGGCGCTGGCCGCCACCGCCGAGCTCGTGCTGCAACATCTGGAAACCCCCGCCGAATCGGATCGTTGGCACCGCGCCGCGGCCGAGCACTACCGGGCGGTGTGGCGGACCAACCACGGCGTGGTGAGCGCGGCCTTCGGCCTGGCCCGTCGGCTCGCCGCCGACGGTGAATTGCTCGAGGCTGTCGCGGTTCTCGACCAGGTGCCCGCCGCCTCACGTCACCACGGGGTGGCGCATACGACCGGATGCCTGCTGCTGGTCTCGCGGCCGATCGCCGACATCACCGAGGCGGATATCTGCGCGGCGGCAGGCCGATTGGAGTCGTTGCCCGACGATGCTCGCACGATGCAATTGCAGGTCATCGTGGTCGGCGCCGCCTTGGAGTGGCTGCGGGTCGGCGGTCGGCCGCGGAATCCGAACCGGACGATCCTCGGGTTCCCGGTCACCTCGGCGGGGCTGCGCCAGGGGCTCGAAACGAGCCTGCGCGCACTGGCCAGGACGGCGCCGGACCGCTGGCACCGCTATCGGCTGGTCGATTTGGCGAATTCCGTACGGCCGCGCACGCGCTGGTAG
- a CDS encoding amino acid permease — MTTVKPSAEVSAPATDALHAEDAGYHKALRPRQLQMIAIGGAIGTGLFLGAGGRLASAGPGLFLVYAVCGIFVFFILRALGELVLHRPSSGSFVSYAREFYGEKLAFAVGWMYFFHWCMTGIVDITAIATYVHFWGATEAIPQWAIALVALAIVVSINLISVKWFGELEFWAALIKVIALVGFLIVGTIFLAGRFDLKGETTGFNVIADHGGMFPTGLLPLVTVTTGVVFAYAAVELIGTAAGEAENPEKIMPRAINSVIARIALFYVGSLVLLGLLLPYTAFKSGESPFVTFFSKLGVDGAGSVMNLVVLTAAFSSLNAGLYSTGRILRSMSMNGSAPKIASRMSSGGVPYVGILATGAIALVGVGLNAMVPDKAFEIVLNMSALGTISAWAAIVICQLQLWKWSKKGLVERPSFRLVGAPYTSYATLVFLVTVVLLMAFSDSPEQRGAVIAMVVVVVPAFIGGWFVARKRVLAVAQEREGITGQFPVLAERPPRKRDSETVVVLDKPDEE; from the coding sequence ATGACAACCGTCAAACCCTCCGCGGAGGTGTCGGCGCCCGCTACGGACGCGCTGCACGCCGAGGATGCGGGCTACCACAAGGCGTTGCGCCCGCGTCAGCTGCAGATGATCGCGATCGGCGGCGCGATCGGCACCGGCCTGTTCCTCGGCGCGGGTGGCCGGTTGGCCAGTGCCGGTCCGGGTCTGTTCCTGGTGTACGCCGTGTGCGGCATTTTCGTGTTCTTCATCCTGCGGGCGCTGGGCGAGCTGGTGTTGCATCGTCCGTCCTCCGGATCGTTCGTGTCCTATGCGCGTGAGTTCTATGGCGAGAAGCTGGCTTTCGCGGTCGGGTGGATGTACTTCTTCCACTGGTGCATGACCGGCATCGTAGACATCACCGCGATCGCCACCTATGTCCATTTCTGGGGAGCCACCGAGGCGATACCGCAGTGGGCGATCGCGCTGGTCGCGCTGGCCATCGTCGTCAGCATCAACCTGATCTCGGTGAAATGGTTCGGTGAGCTGGAGTTCTGGGCCGCGCTGATCAAGGTCATCGCGCTGGTCGGATTCCTGATCGTCGGCACCATCTTCCTGGCGGGGCGGTTCGACCTGAAGGGGGAGACCACCGGTTTCAACGTGATCGCCGACCACGGCGGTATGTTCCCGACCGGGCTGCTGCCGCTGGTCACCGTCACCACCGGTGTCGTATTCGCCTACGCCGCAGTGGAATTGATCGGTACGGCGGCCGGTGAGGCGGAGAATCCGGAAAAGATCATGCCGCGGGCCATCAACTCGGTCATCGCCCGTATCGCCCTGTTCTACGTCGGCTCGCTGGTGCTGCTCGGACTGCTGCTGCCCTACACCGCCTTCAAGTCCGGTGAGAGCCCGTTCGTGACGTTCTTCTCCAAGCTCGGCGTCGACGGTGCCGGCTCGGTCATGAACCTGGTGGTGCTGACCGCGGCCTTCTCGAGTCTGAACGCGGGCCTGTACTCGACCGGGCGCATCCTGCGCTCGATGTCGATGAACGGCAGCGCGCCGAAGATCGCCTCGCGGATGTCCAGTGGTGGTGTGCCCTACGTCGGCATTCTCGCCACTGGCGCAATCGCTCTGGTCGGCGTCGGGCTCAACGCGATGGTGCCGGACAAGGCATTCGAGATCGTGCTGAACATGTCGGCCCTCGGCACCATCTCGGCCTGGGCGGCGATCGTGATCTGCCAGCTGCAGCTGTGGAAATGGTCGAAGAAGGGGCTGGTGGAACGCCCGTCGTTCCGGTTGGTCGGTGCGCCCTACACGAGTTACGCCACGCTGGTGTTCCTGGTGACGGTGGTCCTTCTGATGGCATTCAGCGACAGCCCCGAGCAGCGTGGCGCGGTGATCGCCATGGTGGTCGTCGTGGTTCCGGCGTTCATCGGCGGGTGGTTCGTGGCTCGCAAGCGGGTGCTGGCCGTCGCACAGGAGCGCGAAGGCATCACCGGGCAGTTCCCGGTCCTGGCCGAGCGGCCGCCGCGCAAGCGCGATAGCGAGACGGTCGTCGTCCTCGACAAGCCCGACGAGGAATAG
- the egtD gene encoding L-histidine N(alpha)-methyltransferase, giving the protein MAEITHIVDVQLTEEDLSDALRADVLRGLTGPRKWLPSKWFYDARGSKLFEAITELPEYYPTRTERTLLRHCADAIAAAAAEAGELIELGSGSSEKTRLLLTALSTHGSLKSYLPQDVSESALRAAAEWINAEFPALAVHGVVSDFTSMLPGLPRGGRRIIVLLGGTIGNLTPAERSEFFRCVHDGLEPGEQLLLGVGLVTDPAVMVPAYDDAAGVTAEFNRNILRVLNNRLGADFEPDRFAHIAVWDAEHEWIEMRLEATADMSVTIADLDLVVDFTAGEQLRTEISAKFRLAGLHAELDAARLGVQHSWTDPDDRFALVLAARR; this is encoded by the coding sequence ATGGCCGAGATTACGCACATCGTCGATGTTCAACTCACTGAAGAAGACCTTTCCGACGCACTGCGTGCCGACGTACTGCGCGGACTGACCGGGCCGCGGAAGTGGTTGCCGTCCAAGTGGTTCTACGATGCGCGGGGCAGCAAACTGTTCGAGGCGATCACCGAATTGCCCGAGTATTACCCGACTCGTACCGAGCGAACGCTGTTGCGGCACTGTGCGGATGCGATCGCGGCCGCGGCGGCCGAGGCCGGGGAACTGATCGAACTCGGGTCGGGCTCCTCGGAGAAGACGCGGCTGCTGTTGACCGCGTTGAGCACTCATGGATCGTTGAAGTCCTATCTGCCACAGGATGTTTCCGAATCGGCGTTACGTGCCGCGGCCGAATGGATCAACGCGGAATTTCCCGCGCTCGCGGTACACGGGGTGGTCAGCGATTTCACCAGCATGCTGCCCGGACTGCCGCGCGGTGGACGGCGGATCATCGTGCTGCTCGGTGGCACGATCGGCAATCTGACGCCCGCGGAGCGGTCCGAGTTCTTCCGGTGCGTCCACGACGGGCTGGAGCCGGGTGAACAGCTGCTGTTGGGCGTCGGATTGGTCACCGATCCCGCCGTGATGGTTCCGGCGTACGACGACGCGGCGGGTGTGACGGCGGAGTTCAACCGGAACATCTTGCGCGTGTTGAACAATCGACTCGGTGCGGACTTCGAGCCCGACCGGTTCGCGCATATCGCGGTGTGGGATGCCGAGCACGAGTGGATCGAGATGCGGCTCGAGGCGACGGCGGATATGTCGGTCACCATCGCGGATCTGGATCTCGTCGTCGACTTCACCGCCGGTGAGCAGTTGCGCACCGAGATCTCGGCGAAGTTCCGGCTGGCGGGATTGCACGCCGAACTCGATGCGGCGCGGCTGGGAGTACAACATTCGTGGACCGATCCCGATGATCGGTTCGCGCTGGTACTTGCCGCCCGTCGATGA